A window of the Armatimonadota bacterium genome harbors these coding sequences:
- a CDS encoding NAD(P)-binding domain-containing protein, whose product MTQNEFAHAGTLFDLIVIGAGPAGIHAAAEARKLGLNCLVLDRRGLAHSFVEYPQTLRFFSPPDEMEVGGVPFPMRGGDKPCREDILPYFRAAAHALDLQLALWRRITAAA is encoded by the coding sequence ATGACGCAGAACGAATTCGCCCACGCCGGTACTCTCTTCGACTTGATTGTGATCGGCGCCGGTCCAGCCGGGATTCACGCTGCGGCAGAAGCCCGCAAGCTGGGATTGAACTGCCTTGTGCTGGATCGCCGCGGTCTAGCCCACAGCTTTGTGGAGTATCCTCAAACTCTCCGCTTCTTCTCGCCGCCCGATGAGATGGAGGTGGGCGGCGTGCCGTTTCCGATGCGCGGCGGCGACAAGCCCTGCCGCGAGGACATACTGCCTTACTTTCGGGCTGCAGCGCACGCGCTAGACCTGCAGTTGGCATTGTGGCGCCGAATCACGGCGGCAGCCTAG
- a CDS encoding M28 family peptidase: MSVLLLAVVATLVGCGHGTADGAQVAGPTPAPAPTHPTFDSARAWTYLTAQTAFGPRPLGSPAHAKCLAWLQSEMSKYADVTIAQKFTYHQMPCTNVVGVFYPAGSTKPSQHPVLILAHWDTRPIADGPYSTVAKLSPPYSFSSNGWNRVNPILGADDGASAVGVVLELAKLFKQQRPPVGVVLLLDDGEDYGDFNANNGDGDGVELGSRYFAKNFSKDPRFGKPEWGILLDMIGMRNLFIPRESASQQFAGSLNDRVFGVAQSLGYGKVFRSDEMQDVGDDHLALNKAGIPTIDLIDPLPYPPYQNTGYIYWHTLEDTVDKCDAQSLKAVGDVVTSVVYSGD; the protein is encoded by the coding sequence ATGAGCGTGCTGTTGCTCGCTGTTGTGGCCACTCTGGTGGGCTGCGGGCACGGCACCGCCGACGGCGCTCAAGTAGCCGGACCGACTCCCGCGCCCGCTCCAACCCATCCGACATTCGACTCGGCACGGGCCTGGACCTATCTCACCGCACAGACGGCGTTTGGCCCGAGGCCTCTCGGCAGCCCGGCGCACGCCAAGTGCCTTGCATGGCTGCAGAGTGAGATGTCCAAGTATGCCGATGTGACGATCGCGCAAAAGTTCACGTACCATCAGATGCCATGCACCAACGTGGTCGGCGTCTTCTATCCGGCCGGCAGCACCAAGCCTTCGCAACACCCGGTACTGATCCTGGCGCACTGGGACACGCGCCCCATCGCTGACGGGCCTTATTCCACCGTGGCGAAACTCTCGCCTCCGTACTCGTTCAGCTCGAACGGATGGAACCGGGTCAATCCAATTCTGGGTGCGGACGACGGCGCATCCGCCGTCGGTGTGGTTCTGGAGCTGGCGAAACTCTTCAAACAGCAGAGGCCGCCGGTCGGCGTGGTGCTACTGCTGGATGACGGTGAGGACTATGGCGATTTCAACGCCAACAACGGCGACGGTGATGGCGTGGAACTCGGCTCGCGCTACTTCGCCAAGAACTTCTCGAAGGATCCCCGGTTCGGCAAGCCGGAATGGGGCATTCTGCTGGATATGATCGGTATGCGGAACCTCTTCATACCGCGTGAGTCGGCATCGCAGCAGTTCGCAGGCTCACTCAATGATCGCGTATTCGGCGTGGCCCAATCTCTTGGATACGGAAAGGTGTTCCGCTCCGACGAGATGCAAGACGTTGGCGACGACCACCTGGCCCTGAACAAGGCCGGCATACCTACGATCGACCTCATAGACCCACTCCCGTACCCACCCTATCAAAACACTGGATACATCTACTGGCATACGCTTGAAGATACCGTGGATAAATGCGACGCTCAAAGCCTGAAGGCCGTTGGCGATGTGGTGACCAGTGTGGTATACAGCGGAGACTGA
- a CDS encoding phenylacetate--CoA ligase family protein, translated as MRDSHRYAAWQALRRFIETPLDQLLSGDCESGRRAALDLFDQARHEVPAYAAFLRDHGVDGEAIVRSGAFHEIPFTTRANYVNRWPLPARCWHGELAANGMVALSSGSTGTPAIWPRTVADELQTAIRFEQVFRDMFHADQRPTLAIVCFALGSWVGGMYTAACMQHLSSKGYPITCITPGSNRSEILRAFAELSPMFEQTVLLGYPPFLKDVIDEGSSTGLRWDATEMHLVTAGEVFSEGWRELMAERVGCADAGRFAASLYGSADAGVLAIETPLSAAIRGWLALHPSAARDMFGGSRMPTFMQYDPQCRTFESNGGALAFTADGGAPQIRYDMLDEGGVAGFAAMTERLTAAGFRMEDVGGTIRSMPFVWVFGRRDFTVSYYGANIYPEQALAALERREIAEWATGRFVMLVEADGEHNSTLRFHIELARGATDTPERRQTATAALAEVLVSSNSEFANYVPAAKQIPSITLWPTGAPEFFATKGKHRYTR; from the coding sequence TTGAGAGATTCACATCGGTATGCAGCCTGGCAAGCACTGCGTCGATTTATAGAGACTCCGCTGGATCAGTTACTCTCGGGTGATTGCGAATCAGGACGGCGGGCAGCACTCGATCTCTTTGATCAGGCGAGGCACGAAGTGCCGGCCTATGCCGCTTTCCTGCGTGATCACGGCGTTGATGGTGAAGCGATTGTTCGGAGCGGCGCGTTCCATGAAATCCCGTTTACCACGCGCGCGAACTATGTGAACCGGTGGCCGCTTCCGGCACGCTGTTGGCATGGCGAGCTGGCCGCTAACGGAATGGTTGCGCTTTCGTCGGGATCCACCGGCACTCCTGCCATCTGGCCGCGGACGGTTGCCGATGAGCTGCAAACGGCAATTCGATTCGAGCAGGTATTTCGCGACATGTTCCACGCCGATCAGCGCCCCACCCTTGCCATCGTCTGTTTCGCGCTCGGCAGCTGGGTAGGCGGCATGTACACGGCGGCCTGTATGCAGCATCTCTCCTCGAAGGGATATCCGATCACCTGCATTACGCCAGGGAGCAATCGCAGCGAGATACTTCGAGCGTTTGCCGAACTCAGCCCGATGTTTGAGCAGACCGTGCTGCTGGGCTATCCTCCATTCCTCAAAGACGTTATCGACGAGGGCAGTTCCACAGGCCTCCGCTGGGACGCGACCGAGATGCACCTGGTGACTGCCGGCGAGGTGTTTAGCGAGGGATGGCGTGAGCTTATGGCCGAGCGCGTCGGCTGCGCCGACGCTGGCCGGTTTGCCGCATCGTTGTACGGCTCCGCCGATGCGGGTGTGCTTGCGATAGAGACGCCGCTCAGCGCCGCTATACGGGGATGGTTGGCGCTGCACCCGAGTGCGGCACGGGACATGTTTGGCGGTTCACGCATGCCCACATTCATGCAATACGATCCGCAATGCCGCACCTTTGAGTCCAATGGTGGCGCACTGGCTTTCACGGCTGACGGCGGCGCGCCACAGATTCGTTACGATATGCTGGACGAAGGCGGAGTTGCCGGGTTTGCCGCGATGACGGAACGGCTGACAGCCGCAGGATTCAGGATGGAGGACGTTGGCGGCACGATTCGCAGCATGCCGTTTGTGTGGGTTTTCGGGCGGCGCGACTTCACCGTGTCGTACTATGGCGCCAATATCTATCCGGAGCAGGCGCTGGCTGCGCTGGAGCGCAGGGAGATTGCCGAATGGGCGACCGGCCGGTTCGTGATGCTGGTGGAGGCGGATGGCGAGCACAACAGCACGCTGCGCTTCCACATAGAGCTTGCGCGCGGCGCGACGGACACGCCGGAGCGAAGGCAAACCGCGACGGCAGCGTTGGCGGAAGTTCTAGTGAGCAGCAACAGCGAGTTCGCCAACTACGTGCCGGCCGCGAAGCAGATTCCGTCGATCACTTTGTGGCCGACAGGAGCGCCGGAGTTCTTCGCTACCAAGGGAAAGCACCGTTACACGCGGTAG
- a CDS encoding beta-lactamase family protein: MTSHEEMSVAACAQRLEKMVLDGVEKEWYSCATWRVTGSGATVAEGSVGVTNLRDGAASPAKLDTIFDMASLTKPFTAVLLLHAAERGDLHLGMPLAAFLPEAVGTRAGDLTLRQLATHTSGLSPWKALYERSEASPVPTILSMELAAEPSTRYAYSDLGYILLGEVLARTYQLPLDELLRAWILEPAGLHDTMFNPPAALQPRIAATAHCSWRPGETLIGSVHDANAASMGGVAGHAGIFSTLDDMTRFVAAIMGRGENALLSPAATAVMSTNQIEPAIGGHSIGWFTPPNGMLPGGDFGDHAFGHTGFTGTMLMLTSDGSLTMLLTNYVLSPFEGGEIMRLRRRFANAAAAMRSVADD, encoded by the coding sequence ATGACCAGCCACGAGGAGATGAGCGTAGCGGCGTGCGCCCAGCGGCTTGAGAAGATGGTGTTGGACGGCGTGGAGAAGGAGTGGTACTCATGCGCTACATGGCGCGTAACCGGGTCGGGCGCAACCGTGGCGGAGGGCAGCGTTGGCGTTACGAATCTGCGCGACGGCGCGGCCTCCCCAGCGAAGCTCGACACCATTTTCGATATGGCGTCGCTCACCAAGCCGTTCACCGCCGTGCTTCTGCTCCATGCTGCCGAGCGTGGTGATCTGCACCTGGGTATGCCGCTCGCTGCTTTTCTGCCGGAAGCCGTCGGGACCAGGGCAGGCGATTTGACGCTGCGGCAGCTGGCGACGCATACGAGCGGATTATCTCCGTGGAAGGCATTGTACGAGCGTTCGGAAGCATCGCCGGTACCCACCATCCTGAGTATGGAGCTTGCCGCCGAGCCCAGCACGCGCTACGCTTACAGCGACCTGGGGTACATCCTGCTTGGCGAAGTCCTCGCCCGAACCTACCAGCTGCCGCTGGACGAGCTGCTCCGCGCGTGGATTCTGGAGCCTGCAGGGCTTCACGACACGATGTTCAATCCGCCCGCCGCGCTCCAGCCGCGCATTGCGGCCACGGCCCACTGCAGCTGGCGGCCCGGAGAGACGCTGATTGGCAGCGTGCACGACGCCAATGCGGCCAGCATGGGCGGTGTTGCCGGCCATGCTGGTATCTTCTCGACTTTGGACGATATGACGCGCTTTGTGGCGGCCATCATGGGCCGGGGTGAAAACGCACTTCTGTCTCCGGCCGCCACGGCCGTGATGTCGACAAATCAGATTGAGCCTGCCATTGGCGGACACTCGATCGGATGGTTCACGCCACCGAACGGCATGTTGCCCGGCGGTGACTTTGGTGACCACGCCTTCGGCCACACGGGGTTTACCGGCACCATGCTGATGCTGACTTCGGACGGCTCGCTTACAATGCTGCTTACCAACTATGTGCTTTCACCGTTTGAGGGCGGCGAGATTATGCGGCTGCGGCGGAGATTCGCCAACGCGGCGGCGGCAATGCGCAGCGTGGCTGATGACTAG
- a CDS encoding site-2 protease family protein, with protein MARVAGIPIRLHFTFLLLLAWLFVASATSKQPHPFDGLLFVVGVFVCVLLHELGHALTAMQFFGIRTVDIVLYPIGGLARIERLPEPRQEFWIALAGPAVNAVLALVCVVALKVTGGGIPRIGVVSTPRTLLAGLLFANVVLAGFNLLPAFPMDGGRILRALLAVRIGEVRATVLSARVGQALAWVMGFAGLWTGDFLLIIVAVFVYLAAGQESAAIQTRSLVHGRRVRDAMLTDYRTLPHGARLSEAATALLAGSQQDFPVLNGQEVVGVLPRGALLRGMAAAGADAWVAGAMDRDFARCGPDDSLESVFTQTAAHWPILVMAEEGGSEQLVGMITQENLLEFLALTRLNEHARA; from the coding sequence GTGGCCCGTGTGGCTGGTATACCGATCCGGCTGCATTTCACGTTCCTTCTACTGCTAGCCTGGCTCTTTGTAGCCAGCGCCACTAGCAAGCAGCCACATCCCTTTGACGGGCTGCTGTTTGTAGTTGGCGTATTTGTCTGCGTGCTGCTCCATGAGCTCGGCCACGCGCTGACTGCAATGCAATTCTTCGGCATCCGAACTGTGGATATCGTGCTCTACCCGATTGGCGGACTCGCGCGCATCGAGCGGCTGCCGGAGCCTCGGCAGGAGTTCTGGATTGCGCTCGCTGGGCCGGCCGTCAACGCGGTACTGGCACTGGTCTGCGTCGTGGCGCTCAAGGTGACCGGCGGCGGGATACCGCGAATAGGCGTTGTCAGCACACCACGAACGCTTCTCGCGGGCCTGTTGTTTGCCAATGTGGTGCTGGCCGGCTTTAACCTGCTGCCGGCTTTCCCCATGGATGGCGGCCGAATCCTCCGCGCCCTGCTGGCGGTGCGCATTGGCGAAGTGCGCGCCACGGTTCTATCGGCACGCGTGGGCCAGGCGCTGGCGTGGGTCATGGGCTTCGCGGGCCTGTGGACCGGCGACTTTCTCCTGATTATCGTTGCGGTGTTCGTCTACCTCGCGGCAGGCCAGGAGTCGGCGGCGATTCAGACTCGCAGTCTTGTTCACGGAAGACGCGTACGCGACGCCATGCTAACGGACTATCGCACGCTGCCACACGGCGCACGGCTCAGCGAAGCGGCCACAGCGCTGCTTGCCGGCAGTCAACAGGATTTCCCCGTGTTGAATGGCCAGGAAGTGGTCGGTGTTCTGCCGCGCGGCGCGCTGCTGCGTGGCATGGCCGCGGCCGGCGCTGATGCCTGGGTTGCCGGCGCGATGGACCGTGACTTTGCCCGGTGCGGGCCGGATGACTCACTGGAGTCGGTCTTCACGCAAACTGCAGCCCATTGGCCAATACTTGTGATGGCGGAGGAGGGCGGAAGCGAGCAGCTGGTCGGTATGATCACGCAGGAGAATCTTCTCGAGTTCCTTGCGCTTACGCGCCTCAACGAGCACGCTCGAGCCTGA
- a CDS encoding NAD(P)-binding domain-containing protein has protein sequence MREPDGGQPLELVARALVLACGVWDIPVRLPCPGAELPHVISRFTEPTEYFDEPVLVVGGGNSAVYAALTLAEAHAKVTFAMRREPVAGQSHLRPFVVRDLEMAVADGRLKLLTGVIVTRIEPARAWMQPVEYDAEHPSGGRPNGTPFELPARFVFALLGQRPDGEIMGLLGLEQTADGRPVQNSETYETLSPNVWTAGSLAGPKIDIIITARTQTAGVVQRVADRLGGKESR, from the coding sequence GTGCGGGAGCCCGATGGTGGCCAGCCGCTGGAATTGGTGGCGCGGGCGCTTGTACTGGCATGCGGCGTTTGGGATATCCCGGTCCGGCTGCCATGCCCGGGCGCCGAATTGCCGCACGTCATCTCGCGCTTCACCGAGCCTACCGAGTACTTCGATGAGCCTGTGCTTGTTGTGGGCGGCGGAAACTCAGCCGTTTATGCGGCGCTGACTCTGGCGGAGGCGCACGCCAAGGTTACCTTCGCCATGCGGCGTGAACCGGTGGCGGGCCAGAGCCACCTGAGGCCCTTTGTGGTGCGTGACCTCGAGATGGCGGTCGCGGATGGCCGGCTGAAGCTGCTAACCGGCGTCATCGTCACGCGGATTGAGCCGGCGCGGGCGTGGATGCAGCCCGTGGAGTACGACGCGGAGCATCCTTCTGGAGGGCGGCCAAACGGAACGCCATTTGAATTGCCTGCACGATTTGTCTTTGCCCTGCTGGGCCAGCGACCTGATGGCGAGATTATGGGGCTGCTTGGCCTGGAGCAGACAGCCGATGGGAGGCCTGTGCAGAACAGCGAGACGTACGAGACGCTCAGCCCGAATGTCTGGACAGCCGGTTCACTGGCCGGGCCGAAGATCGACATCATCATTACCGCTCGCACGCAGACGGCCGGTGTGGTACAGCGAGTAGCTGACCGGCTGGGCGGAAAGGAGTCACGATGA
- a CDS encoding phosphoglucomutase, alpha-D-glucose phosphate-specific (catalyzes the interconversion of alpha-D-glucose 1-phosphate to alpha-D-glucose 6-phosphate): protein MGPSQIIDVPAILADFCDIAPDPGNPAQRVSFGTSGHRGRSSDGSFNEAHIAAICQAICERRSQLGINGPLFLGMDTHALSRNAHNVALEVLAGNRVTVCLSRAEGAAAYTPTPAVSRAIISENSRAGKPHADGIVITPSHNPPTDGGIKYNPPVGGPADTATTGWIETRANELLSTWRRDVRRIPLERALDADRTVAFDFLTPYVDGLALAIDTGAIARSQIRIGVDPLGGASTAWWPEIANRYRLNLEVLATAIDPSFSFIPPDYDGVIRMDCSSPPVVANLVSHRNEFRIAFACDPDADRHGIVTPTAGLLDPNGYLAAMVHYLLHHREKWPAGARAAKTIVTSSLVDRAVEAAGRKVCETPVGFKWFADGLLNGTIAFGGEESAGASFLCLDGAPWTTDKDGIVACMLAAEITAVTGHDPGEWIERLHGELGRPWYRRVNAPATLKQQEALRNLTPEAVSADTLAGEPVLQRLTTAPCNDAPIGGLKVSGSAGWFVARPSGTEPIYKIYAESFRDEATVDAILHEAQQIVTDTLSNT, encoded by the coding sequence ATGGGGCCTTCACAAATCATTGACGTGCCGGCCATACTTGCCGATTTCTGCGACATCGCGCCGGATCCCGGCAACCCGGCGCAGCGCGTTTCGTTTGGCACGTCGGGTCACCGCGGCCGTTCGTCCGACGGGTCGTTCAACGAAGCGCATATTGCAGCGATCTGCCAGGCGATCTGTGAGCGGCGCAGCCAACTCGGCATCAACGGGCCTCTTTTCCTCGGCATGGATACCCATGCTCTCTCGCGGAACGCGCACAACGTGGCGCTGGAAGTGCTTGCCGGTAACAGGGTTACCGTCTGCCTCTCACGGGCCGAGGGTGCGGCCGCGTATACGCCGACACCGGCCGTGTCGCGGGCAATAATCAGCGAGAATTCGCGCGCCGGCAAACCACACGCAGACGGCATCGTTATCACACCCTCGCACAATCCGCCGACTGATGGCGGTATCAAGTACAATCCGCCCGTCGGTGGGCCGGCCGACACGGCAACCACCGGATGGATTGAGACACGCGCCAATGAGTTATTGAGCACGTGGCGTCGCGACGTTCGCCGTATACCCCTCGAACGCGCGCTTGACGCCGACCGCACTGTCGCCTTCGACTTCCTGACTCCCTATGTTGATGGGCTGGCTCTGGCGATCGATACCGGTGCGATAGCCCGTTCGCAAATCCGCATCGGCGTCGATCCGCTTGGCGGCGCATCTACGGCATGGTGGCCCGAAATCGCAAACAGGTACCGGCTGAACCTGGAAGTGCTGGCGACCGCGATCGATCCGTCGTTTTCGTTTATCCCGCCCGATTATGATGGCGTGATCCGTATGGACTGCTCCTCGCCTCCAGTGGTGGCGAACCTTGTCTCCCATCGGAACGAGTTCCGCATTGCATTCGCGTGCGATCCAGACGCAGACCGGCACGGGATCGTGACGCCAACAGCAGGCCTGCTCGATCCCAACGGATACCTCGCGGCCATGGTGCACTATCTGCTCCACCACCGTGAAAAGTGGCCCGCCGGCGCCCGCGCTGCCAAGACTATCGTGACCAGCTCGCTGGTCGACCGCGCGGTTGAGGCGGCTGGTCGCAAGGTATGCGAAACGCCCGTTGGTTTCAAGTGGTTTGCCGACGGACTTCTGAACGGAACAATCGCATTTGGTGGGGAAGAGAGTGCCGGCGCTTCCTTCTTGTGCCTGGACGGCGCGCCGTGGACCACAGACAAAGATGGTATCGTGGCCTGCATGCTTGCCGCTGAGATAACCGCCGTTACGGGTCACGACCCCGGCGAATGGATTGAGCGCCTGCACGGAGAGTTGGGGCGCCCGTGGTACCGTCGCGTCAACGCACCCGCCACGTTGAAGCAGCAGGAGGCGCTGCGCAACCTGACACCAGAGGCGGTTTCGGCCGATACGCTCGCGGGCGAGCCGGTGCTTCAGCGGCTTACAACTGCGCCCTGCAACGATGCGCCGATCGGCGGACTGAAGGTCTCCGGATCTGCCGGATGGTTTGTAGCGCGGCCCTCCGGCACGGAGCCGATCTACAAGATCTACGCCGAGTCGTTTCGCGACGAGGCGACCGTGGATGCGATCCTGCATGAGGCGCAGCAGATCGTGACCGACACACTGTCAAACACCTGA
- the prfB gene encoding peptide chain release factor 2 translates to MSLEGIFDVAGRLDTIATLETASSDPQLWDDPPAAQALLKQLSQLQESIAPVQALGRRVDDVEALCHLLQEAGEPDPESEAELAAALRELAHDLDRLEIEMLLGGPYDAGDAILEIQAGAGGTDACDWVVMLQQMYLRWCERKGFDAEVADESEADVAGLRSTTLFVRGRYAYGYLRAEHGVHRLVRISPFDAAKRRQTSFARVEVLPDVGEEAAVAINPDDLRIDYYRSSGAGGQHVNKTESAVRLTHLPTGLVVTCQNERSQHKNKAAAMKVLAARLWDRGQQEQKERERAMRGETKANEWGNQDRSYVLQPYTLVKDLRTNVETGDVTGVLNGNLDPFIQAWLQWQKSGSP, encoded by the coding sequence ATGAGCTTGGAGGGCATCTTTGACGTCGCCGGACGTTTAGACACTATTGCAACACTAGAAACGGCATCGTCCGACCCGCAGTTGTGGGACGATCCGCCCGCTGCTCAGGCCCTTTTGAAACAACTGAGCCAGCTGCAGGAGAGCATCGCGCCGGTGCAGGCGCTTGGCAGGCGCGTGGACGACGTGGAAGCCCTTTGTCACCTGCTTCAGGAGGCGGGTGAACCCGATCCTGAGAGTGAGGCCGAGCTGGCCGCCGCCCTTCGAGAACTGGCACACGACCTGGACCGGCTGGAGATCGAGATGCTGCTCGGCGGGCCGTACGACGCCGGTGACGCGATCCTCGAAATTCAGGCCGGCGCAGGCGGTACCGATGCGTGCGACTGGGTGGTTATGCTCCAACAGATGTACCTGCGCTGGTGCGAGCGCAAAGGCTTCGATGCGGAGGTAGCGGACGAGAGCGAGGCTGATGTGGCCGGCTTGCGCAGTACTACGCTGTTTGTGAGGGGGCGCTATGCGTACGGGTATCTGCGCGCCGAGCACGGAGTACACCGGCTGGTGCGCATATCGCCATTCGATGCCGCCAAGCGTCGGCAGACAAGTTTTGCCCGCGTGGAGGTACTGCCCGATGTGGGAGAAGAGGCGGCCGTCGCGATAAATCCCGACGATTTGCGTATAGATTACTACCGTTCCAGTGGCGCGGGCGGTCAGCACGTGAACAAAACCGAGTCGGCCGTGCGCCTTACGCACTTGCCGACGGGCCTGGTTGTAACCTGCCAGAACGAGCGTTCGCAGCACAAGAACAAAGCTGCGGCGATGAAGGTGCTGGCCGCCCGACTGTGGGACCGCGGCCAGCAAGAACAGAAGGAGCGCGAACGCGCGATGCGAGGCGAAACGAAAGCGAATGAGTGGGGCAATCAGGATCGCTCGTACGTACTGCAGCCCTACACATTGGTAAAAGACCTTCGCACCAATGTTGAGACCGGCGATGTAACCGGCGTGCTGAACGGCAATCTGGATCCATTCATCCAGGCATGGCTGCAGTGGCAGAAGAGCGGATCGCCGTAA
- a CDS encoding 5'-nucleotidase C-terminal domain-containing protein gives MMRSANSIAISAATFMLLSAVCTRACAQKGRTAKTARTAIRTASLQAPAGKPSPPVVAPGWTTTVELTTRNMGSGETPLGDLVADSLRSAGKADIAFIAASSFDEATIPKGSFVPADVVKSLEFGDDTVAVVKLTGSQIEKALRHSLTLFPKENSGFLQMSGLTVTVSVDATMQSHVVSVKVGSAALEIAHTYLVAMPTPLANGALAYFKVWPKSAIDHETTSTLSGAITTWLAGHHHITRFDPRLVTKP, from the coding sequence ATGATGAGATCGGCGAATAGCATTGCAATTTCAGCGGCCACATTCATGCTTCTGAGCGCAGTCTGCACGCGTGCCTGCGCCCAGAAGGGCCGAACGGCCAAAACAGCCCGAACGGCGATCCGTACCGCAAGTTTGCAAGCGCCCGCGGGAAAGCCGTCGCCACCCGTCGTCGCGCCCGGCTGGACGACAACGGTGGAACTAACCACCCGGAACATGGGATCTGGTGAAACGCCTCTGGGCGATCTTGTGGCCGACTCGCTGCGCAGCGCCGGCAAAGCCGATATCGCTTTTATTGCAGCCTCCTCTTTTGACGAAGCCACGATACCAAAGGGAAGCTTCGTACCGGCTGACGTGGTCAAGTCGCTGGAGTTCGGCGACGACACCGTAGCCGTCGTCAAGTTGACGGGCAGCCAGATTGAGAAGGCGCTGCGCCACTCGCTGACGCTTTTCCCCAAGGAGAACAGCGGCTTCTTGCAGATGTCGGGCCTCACGGTCACCGTATCGGTAGATGCCACCATGCAGTCTCACGTGGTATCGGTCAAGGTGGGATCCGCGGCGCTCGAAATTGCCCATACCTATCTCGTGGCAATGCCCACACCTCTGGCCAATGGCGCGCTGGCTTATTTCAAAGTCTGGCCGAAGAGCGCCATTGACCACGAGACGACGTCAACGCTTTCGGGAGCGATAACCACCTGGCTTGCCGGGCATCACCATATTACGCGCTTCGATCCGCGCCTCGTAACCAAACCTTAG
- the aroA gene encoding 3-phosphoshikimate 1-carboxyvinyltransferase yields MSLADTIAVLPLETPPDAVIPVPGSKSITNRGLVLAALADGVTEIVNALDSDDTQVMAEALRALGIQTECDPAARTIRVTGCCGRIPAASARLFLGNSGTSIRFLAALCSLGHGEYRFDGTERMRARPQAGLLDGLRAQGVGITFDGVVGCAPFTLHANGLAGGTMELSPAESSQFLSALLMAAPYAQLPMAISILGDLRPNYVAMTCAMMARFGVECGESDGVWRSASGPYLPPGRLTVEPDASSASYFFAAAAITGGRVTVPGLNHDSLQGDVAFTEVLRSMGCRAEDTAEGLCVEGPPPGCLQGVDRDMRFISDTSLTLAAIAPFATTPTTIRGIAHSRLQESDRVSAMCTELRRLGVTVHERPDGMTIEPAAHMNGATLDTWQDHRVAMSLAITALRSPGVVLRDPACAGKTFPEFWQTLELLRLRRPSGV; encoded by the coding sequence ATGAGCCTCGCCGATACCATTGCCGTACTGCCTCTTGAAACACCTCCGGACGCCGTCATCCCAGTCCCCGGCTCAAAGAGCATTACAAACCGCGGTCTGGTGCTGGCGGCGCTTGCCGACGGCGTGACGGAGATTGTCAACGCGTTGGATTCCGATGATACGCAGGTTATGGCGGAGGCGCTTCGTGCGCTGGGGATCCAAACGGAGTGCGATCCGGCGGCCCGGACGATCCGGGTGACGGGCTGCTGCGGCCGTATCCCGGCGGCAAGCGCTCGACTGTTCCTCGGCAACTCGGGAACCTCCATCCGCTTTCTGGCCGCTCTGTGCTCGTTAGGCCACGGCGAATACCGCTTTGACGGTACCGAGCGCATGCGGGCGCGGCCCCAGGCCGGACTGCTGGACGGACTTCGAGCGCAAGGCGTTGGCATAACATTTGATGGCGTTGTCGGGTGCGCGCCGTTCACGCTTCACGCAAACGGTCTGGCTGGCGGAACGATGGAGCTTTCGCCGGCAGAGAGCAGCCAGTTTCTCTCGGCGCTGTTGATGGCCGCGCCATACGCCCAGCTGCCCATGGCAATCTCCATACTCGGTGACCTACGGCCCAACTACGTGGCGATGACGTGCGCGATGATGGCGAGATTTGGCGTAGAGTGCGGCGAATCCGACGGCGTGTGGCGGAGCGCAAGCGGTCCCTACCTACCGCCCGGCCGCCTCACAGTTGAGCCGGACGCCTCATCGGCATCGTACTTTTTCGCTGCGGCGGCGATCACGGGCGGGCGGGTCACGGTGCCTGGCCTCAACCATGACTCCCTGCAGGGTGATGTGGCCTTCACCGAGGTGTTGCGATCGATGGGGTGCCGCGCGGAGGATACGGCCGAAGGCCTGTGTGTTGAGGGCCCGCCACCGGGCTGCCTTCAGGGCGTTGACCGCGATATGCGTTTCATATCCGATACCAGTCTTACGCTGGCCGCTATCGCACCATTTGCCACAACACCGACTACAATCCGGGGCATTGCGCACAGCCGCCTTCAGGAGAGCGATCGCGTCTCGGCCATGTGCACCGAGCTGCGCCGCCTGGGCGTTACCGTGCACGAGAGGCCGGACGGAATGACGATTGAGCCGGCCGCCCACATGAACGGCGCAACTCTGGACACGTGGCAGGATCACCGCGTGGCGATGAGCCTGGCGATAACCGCGCTCCGGTCGCCCGGCGTGGTGCTGCGCGACCCGGCGTGCGCCGGCAAGACGTTTCCGGAGTTCTGGCAAACGCTGGAACTGCTCCGCCTTCGGAGGCCGTCAGGTGTTTGA